The Bacteroidota bacterium genome contains the following window.
AGCGGTCGAGGAAGTAAAAAGACGATTGAGAATTATATTCGTAATCAAGGTCGTCATAATGATGTCAAGCAGTTGAAACTTTTTGAATTGTGAAAAATAAAATAATAACGCCCTGCGCTCTTGGCGCAGGGTTCTTTACGAGCAGTTGAAAAAAGTAATCAATGGAAAATGGTAACAGAACTTATTAATGAAGCTGCTTAGTGCAGTTTTTCGTACACCCGTTACATCGTGTCTGAACAAATAGACAATTCCGCCTATGAAAATTCAAGTTTTTCATAGATGATTTAAAATCCATTTGATTTTTTGTCTATAAAAACTGATAGCCTGACGAATAATTTATAGAAATATAATTGTTTTCAGAATAAATTCCTTATAGGAGAAATGCTCGTCTAAAAAGTGATTTCCCCTATGAAGATTGGCACGCGTTTGGATGTTTCTCCTATGAAAATGATTGATTAAAAATAATGAAAATGAAAAACACGATGAAAAATAAAATTACGATAGATGCCTGCCTGCCGGCAGACACGGCATCTGTTCCGGAGTATGCGGACGTGCTTCTCTCCCCGCAGAAAAAGATAACAGGAAAAAGCAGAGGAGCGACAAGTAAACCCTATATATCATGAAAGCAAAAGTGAAATTGGGGCTTAGCAGGATGAGTGTTCCTGAGATGGTTGAATTCGCCTTGCACGTTGTCAGCAGGATGACGGGCAATGCATTTTTCCCCTCTCCCTCTCCTTCGCTCGGAAATTTGTACAATGCGGCCATTGCGCTGCAAAATGCATTTGACCAGGCGCAAGGTAGTGGTCCTGCGCAGACAGCCGTGATGCACCAAAAACGTGAAGTGATGGAAACAGAACTTACCGCAGAGGGGCATTACGTGGAAGATGTTGCCAACGATCCCGCGAATTCAGTAACGGGACCTGAAGCAATTATTCTCAGCGCAGGCATGGACGTGAAAGACGTAACTCCTCGTCAGAAGCGGGTGTTTACAGTATCCAATGGCAATTTGCCGGGCACTGTAGAGCTTGTTGCTGAACGCGCAGTGCGCGGCTCTCACGAGTGGCAGTATACGCAAGACCTTTCCGATCCTAACTCATGGATAGATGCAGAGTCAACGACTCAGGCATCTGTTACAGTGAGCGGATTAGAGAGCGGAAAGCGTTACTGGTTCCGTCATCGTGCTATTCTGCCTGATGGACCAACGGACTATGATGGTCCTGTTGACATCATTGTGCAGTAAGGCAGATACCCGAAATTAAAACATCATCGTTCCAGATTCAATCAGAACTGTGATTGTTCCAAACCCTGATGAAGTACAGTAGTCAGGGTTTGGTGTTTTTAGGCAGAGAATACAATTCTTCTTTTGCAGAACTTGAGAAATATTTTTATCATTTTGCCTGCGCAGCAAGAAATTCTATCGGGCGCAAATAAAATTATTTATTTGTTTATCATCTCAAATTTCTCCTGTTTGCCTATTGTATCACTTCTTGCAAAAAGCTGTGATGATTTTTCGTCAACGCTAATGTATTTGCCGTTTGTGGCTTTAAAGGCAACAAAATCGCTATCAAGTTTAACTAATATAAATGTTTCCCAGTCAGCAATTCTGGTTCTAATGGCAGTAATTTCATTGTGCTGCCCTAATTCTGCGGATAAAAGATGAGTATCATATGCGCTAATTGCACAGGTGTTGTTTTCAAACTGGATCAATGAAAATGTTTCCCATGTTGAAGCATTTTCCCTATTAGCCACAACGAGATGATTGAGTCCTCCGTCAACACAAACATATTTTCCGTTAATGGTTTTCAGGTGTATCGAATTGCTTTTACCAAAGTAATTTATATACAAAATAGCCGGGTCGTTTGTTAAATAATCAGGTTTAAAAGAAAAATCATCAAGGTATAATATTTTATATCCATTTTTTTTAAGGCGGGCATACTCTTCAGAGTTTGGGATTCTGTTATAAGCCGGATAGCCGGAAAAAAACATAATGGGGATATTATCGGTTTCTTTGCAATTAACGATCAACGTTTTTTCTTCGTCATATTTTCCTTTGATTGATTTTCCGAACTCTGTTGCTCTAATAATATGTTTATTACACCATGCTCTGCCATCGTTTTTTATCCAATCGGTATGATTTGCCTGAAGCTTTTCAATGTTGAAACTTACTATACCAATAGAGAGCAACAAAAAAAATTCAGTGAAAGGCAACAAAGATTTACTTATTTCAAATTCTTTTGGTTTATTTATCGTCTGATTGCTATTTGAAGTTACACTCATATCTTTTTCAGGAATTAGTACTAACTTAATTCGATATAAATAATCAATAATTCTATTCAATAAATTCCCCAAGGCAAGAAATAGTATTGGTGAAACAATTAAACAAAATGCCGGCATTTTTGTTTTTGAAATTGTAAAAAAAAGATAAACAGCAACAACACAAGTTAAATAACAAACTCTAAGGGTGAAATTTTTTATATTCCGTAATAGTATAAATAGGGCTATGGGCAAAGCGTAAGCTGCTATTTGTCCGTATTGCTCAATAGCCAGATTGAAATGATACCAGATGTTTCCTGAGTGTCCATCCAAAGGTTCAGTAAAATGAAGAGCATAATATTTATACTCCACAGCACTGTCGACAGGAAATCTTGTTGCCTTATAAATCTGCCAGGGAAGGAAAGTTATTATACATGCAGCTAGGGCTTTCAAAATATTTTTTAATTCATTCTTCCTATTTGTTGTTCCTTGAATAAAAAATAGTGTAACAGTCCATCCTGAAAAAACCAAAAGACCAGGCAGCCATTTATTAAGTATGGCAAGTCCTGAAAAAAAACCAATAAGCCAGACATATCTGGATTTATTTTCAAAGGAGTATTCAGTATAAGCCCAAAGACTTAGTGTAACATAGAATATAAAAGCAATATCATTGTGATCCGTATTGTACTGACCTGTATTGAAATCGAGAAGATAATTGCAAACTGCAAAAAGAAATCCAGCAAGATAACCCACCCTTGCATTAACCGTAAGTTTTCCCATGCGAAAAATAATAGGGACCAACAATGAAGTCATTATGGCGCTTGGCAAGCGGGCAGCAAAAGGCGTAACCCCCAAAATTTTCATACTTAACGCCATCTGCCATAAGAAAAAGGGTTGCTTATGCAGCCAGATATGGCACGCGGTCCAATCATCGTGATCGAACTTCAAAGGGAAATTTTTATATAACATTGGCGAGAAGGGGTACTCCATCATGTTTTTTGCGACAAGTGCATGAAACTGCTCATCCCAGAGATGAAAATAGTCTTCAAAGCTTATTAAGAATAATCTGGCGGCCAATGCTCCGACAAATAAAAAGAGTATTGCATACTTTATGTTTTTCTTAAAAGAAAAAAAGTATATGCTTGTAAAATGCAGCAATGCAATAAACACAAAAAATAAAATCTGCTCGGCTGAAAAATACGTTGTAAACAATTTGATTTATTTTATTTTTTGATGATCATTTCAAATTTTTCCTGATTACCGATGGTGTTCCCTATTGCAAAAAGCTGAAGTGTCTTTTCTTCCACACTCAAATATTTTCCATTCGCGGCTTTAAAAGCAACATGGTTGCTGTCGAGTTTTATTAAGGTGAAAATTTCCCAATCGGCTATATTATCTCTTGTGGCGGTAATTTCATTGTGTTGCCCCAGTTCAGCAGATAAGAACGTATTATTATAAGCAAGGATTGAGCACTGGTTTTTTTCAAAAAGGAGTAATGAAAAAGTTTCCCATCCCTGTGCGTTTTTTCTGTTGGCAACAACTAAATTATTTAAATTTCCATCCGCGCAAACATATTTATTGTTTGCTGCTTTAAGGAGAAAGGTTTTCTTATCCCTGCTGATAATCGTTTTTTTTGGTTTAGAAATTTTTTCATAATAATAATCGGTAACACCAAATGGGAATTCTCCTATGCCCATGGAACCAAACAATAACACGATGTCAGCACTTTCTAATTCTTCCATAACGTCAACATCTTTGATTTCACAACCGGCTGCATCTGATATCGGGAGCGATTGTTTGAAATAATACCAGTATTTGGAATCGTCTGAGAAAATATCATATATGGTTTTAAGGTTTTTTATCTGCCAGAAGAAACTGTCTCCGATTATAATAACCTTCGGTCTGTAATTTTTAAGAGTGGATTGAATCATTTCTATTTTAGGATAAACATATCGAGAATCCTGCAAACTAAAAAGTAAATTCATGGGCTCTTCAAAATCCGCATCAGCGCTCCGGGCAGTATCAGACCACTCTATACCTGTGCGAACATATTGTGGCATCGGTTTCTGTAAATAGTTCTGCATGAATTTTAAAATAGTGTCCTGAGCTAAAGAAGCACAATACATTGACCAGTGAAAACCTGTTTTTGTGAATAATGGAAAGGGACAGGTGTCGCGCACCTTTTGTAAATAGGCGCAAAGGTCAATGAAGGGGATGCTGTCTTTTTTATAGCCGTCAACAAAATCATCATAGTCTCTCCGCTCATAAACAGCATGGTCATAATCATCAGGTAGATTTTCAGGAACAATACTTTCTTTCGAAGGAACAATTACAGCAAAAAAATGCCCGCCATGCTTTTCTATTCCTTCTTTCAAAAATTTTATTTTTCTTAAAGTATTTTCATTCTTGTCTTTCCCATTATACCAACGTCCCCTCAGGTTACGTTCTGCAGAACCATAGCTGTAAAGAAATCCATCTTTCCCCTCAATAATATCAGTAGGCATTCCCTTAAACAAAAGATATTCCATGCTGTTTTTTATTTTCACGAAGAGCGCCCTGAAACCGAAATTGTAATTTTCATATTCCTCCCATTTTTTTTGAAATCGGGCTTCGGCAAAAGAGTCAACCGAGAGTTCTGGTTTTTGGGGTTTAACAAATGCACCTTTTAGTTCCGGCTCTTTGAATAATTGCGTGAGTTCTTGAAAGAGCGGCACCCACAATAAAACAAGAAACGCAGCCATCAGTATTATTTTAACCCGCTTGTTCATGAATCAAAACTTGAAATAGATAAAGGGGTTAAACCCACTGGCAGTAATTTGTCCTATGCAGACAATCATGAATACAACAATTGTCAAAACACCGAAAGCAGCCTTTCCAATACTCATCGGAAGGATGTTTTCGTTGAGTTCTGACTTTATTATTCTTAAAAAAGGCGTGATGAATGAAAAAATAATTGCAGCAACAAATACGGTCAGCAAGTGTGGCGCAAGTGAGTATTCCTTATAAGAAAATGAGAACATCTTTTTCAGAAACTGAAATGCCTGCCCGATTGTTTCAGAACGGAAGAATATCCACCCGACAATCACTACGAAAAATGTAAATATGATTCTTGGTATTTTCCCTATGTAAGAAGTGAGCTTTATGAGAAACAACCTGTCCAGTACAAGGAACAATCCGTGATAAGCCCCCCAGACAATAAATGTCCACTGCGCTCCGTGCCAGAATCCTGAAATGAGAAACACGAAGCATAAATTAAAATACATGCGCGGCACTGAAACTTTGTTTCCGCCTAAAGAAATGTAGAGATAATCGCGCATCCATCGGCTGAGCGACATATGCCACCTTCTCCAGAATTCCGTGATGCTTTGGGAGATGTATGGGTTGTTAAAGTTTTCTGGGAAAATAAATCCCATGGTGCGTGCCAACCCGATTGCCATGTCGGAGTAGCCGGAAAAGTCGAAATAAATCTGAAACGTATAACACAATGCTCCGACCCAAGATGACAACGCGGTAAGTTCTTCGTATGGTAATTTGAAAATTTGATCCGCTTCTGCACCCAAAACGTTTGCAATCAAAACTTTTTTTGCCAATCCGATTGCAAAACGAAATAATCCCAGCAAACGATTATCAATGTTGTCCTGAAAATTTCTGTTTTGAATCTGGTCGGCAATTTCATTGAAGCGAATGATAGGTCCTGCAATCAGTTGCGGAAAAAGAAAAATATACAAACCATAATTGATAATATTATTCATAGGAGGTTTAACCCGCCTGTGCACATCTATGATGTAGCTCATCTCATGAAAAACAAAAAATGAAATGCCGATGGGAAGCGCAACGCGTGTAAAAGAAAACGAATGCAATCCAAAATCATTCAGCAACACATTAAAGTTATCCATGAAAAAATTGAAGTACTTGAAATACAGCAAGACGGAAACATTGAATACGACTCCGATAGCAAGAAAGAGTTTTCTTTTTCTACCTTCATTTTTGTGAATGAGCTGTGCAATAAAAAAATCCACGATGACCGCAGCAGATAAAACAAAAACAAATTTTGGCGCACCCCATGCAAAGAATAAAATGCTGGCAATCAGCGTGAAGAGGTTCTTGAACCGGGAAGGAATAATAAAATAAATGGTTAGGAAAACAGGAAGAAAATAAAGAAGAAAAAAGGTACTGCTGAAAAGCATATCTTATTTATTTAATTACCACCTCAAATTTTTCCTGTTTGCCTATTGTATCACTTCTTGCAAAAAGCCGAAGTGTTTTTTCATCCACGCTCAGGTATTTCCCATTCGCGGCTTTAAATGCAACATAATTGCTGTCAAGCTCAATCATAGTAAATGTTTCCCACTTGCCCATATTATCTCCTGTTGCAGTAATTTCATTTTGCTTTTTTTCTTCAGCGCTGAAAAATTTATTGTTATGTGCAAGGAGCGCACATTCGTTTTTTTTAAGCAGAATCAATGAAAATGTTTCCCATCCCAAGGGAATGTCGCGGTTGGCAATAACTATATTATTTAATGCTCCGTCAGCACAAACATATTTTCCGTTCGTAGCTTTGAACTGTATGGTTTTTCTACTCACCTCTTTTTTATCATATACATTATTATTTGGGGGTGTATTGTTTTGTGCGCTGATATTATCGCCCCCCTTTATACAACTATTCCCCTTTTTCGCTTCGTCATAATTAGGCCAATGAACCATGCTGTCAAATCCTTCCACTCTCTCCATCTTTCCGAATTGTTTAAAATAAAGTTCCTGTGTCATCCCATCGTGGTGCAGAGAGTGAAACTCAAACTGATAGGTCTGAAAAATATTCAGCCAGATGAAAAACAGTGCCAGGCAGTAAAATGCTATTTGGTAAAACCATTTCTTTTCGGAAAGAAATAGTATGAATGAAGCCAAAGGAATAGCCAATAAGCAATAACTTTCTATAAAACTTCGCTGTCCCAGTGTTCCGCCATACCACCAGCACCACCAGGAAAATATGATATATATATTTAATGTCATAAACACAACAATTGCCACTCTCAATTTTTTTAGAGCATTTTTTAAAAAAAATATTCCTATCAATGCAAACCCCATCATGGGCGTGTATACCAGCCATCCTTTGCGAAAACTGAATAAGCCGTCATATATTACCGGATGACCAAAGAAGAAGCCATTATCGGTATAGGAATAATAAATAAAATGTCCGGTTACTGTTTTCCAGTAAATACATTGAGGAATCCAGATTAGTACAACAAAGAAGGATAATACAAGTAACAAAAACCATCGTTTCCAGAAAAAAACAATTCGTTGTTTAAGATCCGTTAGGATAGAAACACTATACAAAACAAAAAATATCATTATAACAGCGTTGCTTGGGCGTATTAATGAAATCAACCCGAATGACAAACCAAGCACAATCGTATTTTTTATGGATTGCCGCTGATACCATTGAATGGTGTAATAAATAAAAATTGAAAACAAACAAAAACTATACACGTGGCTCATCGGAGCTGATTGCGAAGAATAGCATAATAAATTTGTCCCTAATCCAATCAGTAATATGACAATGGCAATAAGTTTATCAGAAAAATTGTAGTGGATTAATATTTTTTGCAGATAGCCCAGCCCAATAATCAAATAAAA
Protein-coding sequences here:
- a CDS encoding glycosyltransferase family 39 protein; its protein translation is MFTTYFSAEQILFFVFIALLHFTSIYFFSFKKNIKYAILFLFVGALAARLFLISFEDYFHLWDEQFHALVAKNMMEYPFSPMLYKNFPLKFDHDDWTACHIWLHKQPFFLWQMALSMKILGVTPFAARLPSAIMTSLLVPIIFRMGKLTVNARVGYLAGFLFAVCNYLLDFNTGQYNTDHNDIAFIFYVTLSLWAYTEYSFENKSRYVWLIGFFSGLAILNKWLPGLLVFSGWTVTLFFIQGTTNRKNELKNILKALAACIITFLPWQIYKATRFPVDSAVEYKYYALHFTEPLDGHSGNIWYHFNLAIEQYGQIAAYALPIALFILLRNIKNFTLRVCYLTCVVAVYLFFTISKTKMPAFCLIVSPILFLALGNLLNRIIDYLYRIKLVLIPEKDMSVTSNSNQTINKPKEFEISKSLLPFTEFFLLLSIGIVSFNIEKLQANHTDWIKNDGRAWCNKHIIRATEFGKSIKGKYDEEKTLIVNCKETDNIPIMFFSGYPAYNRIPNSEEYARLKKNGYKILYLDDFSFKPDYLTNDPAILYINYFGKSNSIHLKTINGKYVCVDGGLNHLVVANRENASTWETFSLIQFENNTCAISAYDTHLLSAELGQHNEITAIRTRIADWETFILVKLDSDFVAFKATNGKYISVDEKSSQLFARSDTIGKQEKFEMINK
- a CDS encoding MBOAT family protein, giving the protein MLFSSTFFLLYFLPVFLTIYFIIPSRFKNLFTLIASILFFAWGAPKFVFVLSAAVIVDFFIAQLIHKNEGRKRKLFLAIGVVFNVSVLLYFKYFNFFMDNFNVLLNDFGLHSFSFTRVALPIGISFFVFHEMSYIIDVHRRVKPPMNNIINYGLYIFLFPQLIAGPIIRFNEIADQIQNRNFQDNIDNRLLGLFRFAIGLAKKVLIANVLGAEADQIFKLPYEELTALSSWVGALCYTFQIYFDFSGYSDMAIGLARTMGFIFPENFNNPYISQSITEFWRRWHMSLSRWMRDYLYISLGGNKVSVPRMYFNLCFVFLISGFWHGAQWTFIVWGAYHGLFLVLDRLFLIKLTSYIGKIPRIIFTFFVVIVGWIFFRSETIGQAFQFLKKMFSFSYKEYSLAPHLLTVFVAAIIFSFITPFLRIIKSELNENILPMSIGKAAFGVLTIVVFMIVCIGQITASGFNPFIYFKF